The DNA window CCGACCACCAGCGAACCGTCCGCCGACTGGACGGCGATGAGGTGCACCCCGTTGGCGAGCGCGTCCCCCTGCTCCGCCTCGAGCCGCGCCTTCAGGGCCGCCGCCTCGGAGAGGGCCACATAGCCGAGATAGCGCACGAGCCCGAGGTCGGACATGACCGCTGCCCCGAGCCGGAACCCGGCCGCCCCGGGCGCGACGCGCATCATGTGCAGTTTGCACTTGGTCACCCCGTAGGCGGCGATCCGCTCGGGGAAGAGCGACAGGAAGTCCTCGCCCGGGCAGACGACCGCCGCCGCCGCCCGCACCGGCCCGGCGCTGGTCTCGAGGTGCGGCGGCTCCACGGCCCTGACCAGCGTGGACCGCAGGATGGTCACGCCCCACGCCGCCTCCAGCCAGCGCGCCAGCTTCGGGATCGCGTCCCGGCTCTCGACCCGGACCTCATGGGGCGAGTGGAGCGCGCCGGCGAGCGCCCCGGTCCGGAGCGCCGGCACCACGCCGGCCGCCTCGGCGGGCGACATCAGGCGGCAGCCCTCCCCCATCTCGGTCGCCCGGAACGCCTCCAGCACCGCCATCGCCTCCGGCCGCCGCGCCGCCACCACGAGGCCGCGGTGCTCGACCCGGATGCCGGCCTGCGGCGCCACCTCGGCCCAGACGTCGCGCGACCGCAGGGCGCGCCGCCAGCACGCTCCGCGCTCCTGCCCGGTCACCGTGACGAAGCCGAAGTTGCGGACGGACGCCCCGTTCGCCTGGGCGTCGCGGTCGATCACCATCACTTTCAGTCCCTTCCGCGCCGCCGCGAGCGCGTGCGCGAGGCCGACGATGCCGGCGCCCACGACGGCGAGATCGTAGTCGGTCATGGCAGCGCCTCCCCCTCCCCTTCCCGCGCCGCCCGGTCCTGGCGCGCCCGCGCCCCGGCCAGGATGCACAGGATTTCGAACAGGATCGTGACGCCCGCCAGCGTGGTCATGCCGCCGACGTCCCAGGGCGGCGAGACCTCGACCAGGTCGGCGGCGACCAGATCGAGCCCGTCGAGCGCCCGGACCAGGCGCTGCGCCTGCAGGACCGTGATGCCGCCCGCCTCCGGGGTGCCGGTCCCGGGCGCCTGGCTCGGGTCGATCCCGTCGATGTCGAAGGAGAGATAGGCCGGCCCGCCCCCGACGACGCGGCGCGCCTCCTCGGCCGCCCAGGCCCAACCCTTGTCGTCGAACTCCTCGATCGGCACGACCCGCATGCCGGACTCGAACGAGAAGGCCCACATGTCCGGCGTGTTGAGGCTGCCCCGGATGCCGATCTGGATGACCCGCCTCGGGTCGAGGAGCCCCTCCTCCACCGCCCGCCGGAACGGCGCGCCGTGATGGAACCGCGACCCCAGGTAGTCGTCGCCCGTGTCGCAATGGGCATCGACATGCACCATCCCGAGCG is part of the Prosthecomicrobium sp. N25 genome and encodes:
- a CDS encoding TIGR03364 family FAD-dependent oxidoreductase, which translates into the protein MTDYDLAVVGAGIVGLAHALAAARKGLKVMVIDRDAQANGASVRNFGFVTVTGQERGACWRRALRSRDVWAEVAPQAGIRVEHRGLVVAARRPEAMAVLEAFRATEMGEGCRLMSPAEAAGVVPALRTGALAGALHSPHEVRVESRDAIPKLARWLEAAWGVTILRSTLVRAVEPPHLETSAGPVRAAAAVVCPGEDFLSLFPERIAAYGVTKCKLHMMRVAPGAAGFRLGAAVMSDLGLVRYLGYVALSEAAALKARLEAEQGDALANGVHLIAVQSADGSLVVGDSHHYGPTPDPFAPESVDRIILDEFEAVLDVPGARVVERWTGIYPSAPDRLMFVDRPAERVRIAMVTSGTGASTAFAIAEEVIGEMFG
- a CDS encoding agmatinase, translating into MVKSIERYPELADPQRRPRYTGIPTFFRLPYAEDLAGVDLAVVGVPFDGGVTHRTGTRHGPREMRNASSLIRKVNGATGVAPFDLVRVADLGDAWVEKPYELEGAHAEIAAFFRTVVGAGVTPLSVGGDHSISLPILRAVAKDGPLGMVHVDAHCDTGDDYLGSRFHHGAPFRRAVEEGLLDPRRVIQIGIRGSLNTPDMWAFSFESGMRVVPIEEFDDKGWAWAAEEARRVVGGGPAYLSFDIDGIDPSQAPGTGTPEAGGITVLQAQRLVRALDGLDLVAADLVEVSPPWDVGGMTTLAGVTILFEILCILAGARARQDRAAREGEGEALP